In Flavobacterium luteolum, the DNA window ACACTCATAAACTTCGTGTGATTAAGAAAATCATCTAACTTTTATTTCGTATCGAAAAATAGAATTAAAGTACGCGGATAAAACAGATTCGCTTTGCGAAAACGCGGATTTATACAGATTTTTTCTTTTTCTCTCACAGATTGAGCAGATTTATTTAAAAAAATCTATTTTAAATCAGCCTAAATCATTTAAAATCTGCGTGAAATAAAAAATCCTTTTAATCATTATAATCTGTGGCTAAAAAAATTAGCGCAAATTCAGGAAATTTGTAGCAAACAAAACCTTAAGCACTCAATCGAATCGTCTTTCTAAACTCAGACGGACTATACCCTTTTTGTTTTCTAAAAAACTTATTAAAATGGCTTTCATCCGTAAAACCAAATTCATAGGCTATTTCGTTAATACGTTTCTCGCTAAATTGCAAACGATGTTCAATCAATTTCGTTTTATAATTGCTGATATACTGCTGCATCGTTTCACTGGCATGTTTCTTAAAATAACGTCCTAAATAGGTATTCGAAATTCCGAAATAATCACTGATTGATTCTGCTTTGATTTTTTCAGGATAGTAGATATTGTTTTGAATATATTGCAGAATATCCATCGCTTTAGCTTCCGTATTTATGGTTACTTGTTCAGGCAAGTATTTCGCGATATTTCTCGCCACAATAATAATCAGCGTATTCACCAACTGCTGAATCAATTCCTGATTGTAAACATCTTTATCCTGATGTTCGCGACAAATAGCTTCA includes these proteins:
- a CDS encoding AraC family transcriptional regulator, with translation MKKENLYEPFTVSFETLNEYPDVGDRHNFFELVYILEGTGRQCINKNIFEYDPGHLFLLTPEDCHNFTIETETKFFFLRFNDIYLKNSSLQNENIQRLEYILQNANHQPGCILKNDPDKCLVKVMIEAICREHQDKDVYNQELIQQLVNTLIIIVARNIAKYLPEQVTINTEAKAMDILQYIQNNIYYPEKIKAESISDYFGISNTYLGRYFKKHASETMQQYISNYKTKLIEHRLQFSEKRINEIAYEFGFTDESHFNKFFRKQKGYSPSEFRKTIRLSA